One window of the Bacillus oleivorans genome contains the following:
- the fusA gene encoding elongation factor G: MAREFSLENTRNIGIMAHIDAGKTTTTERILYYTGRIHKIGETHEGASQMDWMEQEQERGITITSAATTAQWKGNRVNIIDTPGHVDFTVEVERSLRVLDGAVAVLDAQSGVEPQTETVWRQATTYGVPRVVFVNKMDKIGADFLYSVKTLHERLQANAHPIQLPIGAEDQFEGIIDLVEMKATFYGNDLGTDIEQREIPEEYRAQAEEYREKLIEAVAELDEELMEKYLGGEELTNEEIKAAIRKGTVNVEFYPVLCGSAFKNKGVQLMLDAVIDYLPSPLDVPAIKGTLPDSDEVVERHSSDEEPFAALAFKVMTDPYVGKLTFFRVYSGTLSSGSYVQNSTKGKRERVGRILQMHANHREEISMVHSGDIAAAVGLKDTTTGDTLCDEKNLVILESMEFPEPVIQLSIEPKSKADQDKMSTALQKLQEEDPTFRAYTDQETGQVIIAGMGELHLDILVDRMKREFKVEANVGAPQVAYRETFRSSAQVEGKFARQSGGRGQYGHVWIEFSPNEEGKGFEFENGIVGGVVPREYIPAVEAGLEDALERGVLAGFPLVDIKARLFDGSYHDVDSSEMAFKIAASMALKNAASKCNPVILEPVMKVEVIVPEEYMGDIMGNITARRGRVEGMEARGNAQVVRAMVPLSEMFGYATTLRSATQGRGVFTMQFDHYEEVPKSISDEIIKKNKGE, translated from the coding sequence ATGGCCAGAGAGTTCTCCTTAGAAAATACGCGTAATATAGGGATCATGGCTCACATTGATGCTGGTAAAACAACAACAACTGAGCGTATTCTTTATTACACTGGTCGTATTCACAAGATTGGCGAAACTCATGAAGGTGCATCTCAGATGGACTGGATGGAGCAAGAACAAGAACGCGGAATTACGATTACATCTGCTGCAACAACTGCACAATGGAAAGGGAACCGCGTAAACATCATCGACACTCCAGGACACGTGGACTTCACTGTAGAAGTTGAGCGTTCATTGCGTGTATTAGATGGTGCGGTTGCAGTTCTTGATGCCCAATCGGGTGTTGAACCTCAAACTGAAACAGTTTGGCGTCAAGCGACAACTTACGGAGTACCACGTGTTGTGTTTGTAAACAAAATGGATAAAATCGGTGCAGACTTCCTGTACTCTGTAAAAACACTCCATGAACGTTTACAAGCTAATGCACATCCTATTCAGCTTCCTATTGGTGCTGAAGATCAATTTGAAGGTATTATTGACCTTGTTGAAATGAAAGCAACGTTCTATGGTAACGACTTAGGTACCGATATTGAACAGCGTGAAATTCCTGAAGAGTACCGAGCACAAGCAGAAGAATACCGCGAAAAATTAATTGAAGCGGTAGCTGAGCTTGATGAAGAATTAATGGAAAAGTATCTTGGCGGTGAAGAACTCACGAACGAAGAGATTAAAGCTGCTATTCGTAAAGGTACTGTTAACGTTGAATTCTATCCGGTTCTTTGCGGATCTGCCTTTAAAAATAAAGGTGTACAATTAATGCTAGATGCTGTAATTGACTACCTTCCATCTCCACTTGATGTACCAGCTATTAAAGGTACACTGCCTGATTCAGATGAAGTAGTTGAACGTCATTCAAGTGATGAAGAGCCATTTGCTGCTCTTGCATTTAAAGTTATGACTGACCCTTATGTTGGTAAACTTACATTCTTCCGTGTATATTCTGGAACATTAAGTTCTGGTTCATATGTACAAAACTCAACAAAAGGTAAGCGTGAACGTGTAGGACGTATCCTGCAAATGCACGCAAACCACCGTGAAGAAATCTCTATGGTACATTCTGGAGATATCGCGGCAGCTGTTGGTTTAAAGGATACAACAACTGGTGACACTCTCTGTGATGAGAAGAATCTAGTAATCCTAGAATCAATGGAATTCCCAGAGCCAGTAATCCAGCTTTCTATCGAACCTAAATCTAAAGCTGACCAAGATAAAATGTCGACAGCATTACAAAAACTTCAAGAAGAAGACCCTACTTTCCGTGCATATACTGATCAGGAAACTGGACAAGTTATTATCGCCGGAATGGGAGAACTTCACTTAGATATCCTTGTAGACCGTATGAAACGTGAATTCAAGGTTGAAGCCAATGTGGGTGCACCACAGGTGGCATACCGTGAAACATTCCGTTCTTCTGCACAGGTTGAAGGTAAATTTGCCCGTCAATCTGGTGGACGCGGACAATACGGACACGTTTGGATTGAATTCTCTCCAAACGAAGAAGGAAAAGGCTTCGAATTCGAAAATGGAATCGTCGGTGGTGTCGTTCCGCGTGAATACATCCCAGCTGTTGAAGCGGGTCTTGAAGATGCTCTTGAAAGAGGAGTATTAGCAGGGTTCCCATTAGTAGATATCAAAGCTAGATTGTTTGATGGATCTTACCATGATGTTGACTCCAGTGAAATGGCATTTAAAATTGCTGCTTCTATGGCGCTTAAAAATGCAGCATCTAAATGTAACCCTGTAATTCTTGAACCAGTGATGAAAGTTGAAGTCATCGTTCCTGAAGAATACATGGGCGATATCATGGGTAACATCACTGCCCGTCGCGGTCGTGTTGAAGGTATGGAAGCACGCGGTAACGCTCAGGTTGTTCGCGCGATGGTTCCACTATCTGAAATGTTTGGATACGCTACAACTCTTCGTTCTGCTACACAAGGCCGTGGAGTATTCACAATGCAATTCGACCATTACGAAGAGGTTCCAAAATCAATTTCTGATGAAATCATTAAAAAAAATAAAGGTGAATAA
- the rpsG gene encoding 30S ribosomal protein S7 — protein MPRKGPVAKRDVLPDPLYNSKLVTRLINKMMIDGKRGKSQKILYSAFELIQERTGKEPMEVFDQALKNIMPVLEVRARRVGGSNYQVPVEVRPDRRTTLGLRWLVNYARLRGEKTMEERLANEILDAANNTGAAVKKREDTHKMAEANKAFAHYRW, from the coding sequence ATGCCACGTAAAGGACCTGTAGCAAAAAGAGATGTACTGCCAGATCCGCTTTATAATTCAAAACTCGTTACTCGTTTAATCAACAAAATGATGATTGACGGTAAAAGAGGAAAATCTCAAAAGATTCTTTATTCAGCTTTTGAACTTATTCAAGAACGTACAGGTAAAGAGCCTATGGAGGTATTTGACCAAGCTCTTAAAAACATTATGCCTGTTCTTGAAGTGCGTGCGCGTCGTGTCGGTGGTTCAAACTACCAAGTACCAGTTGAAGTTCGCCCAGACCGTCGTACAACACTTGGTTTGCGCTGGTTAGTAAACTATGCGCGTCTTCGCGGTGAAAAAACAATGGAAGAGCGTCTTGCTAACGAAATTCTTGATGCAGCTAACAACACTGGAGCTGCTGTTAAGAAACGTGAAGATACTCACAAAATGGCAGAAGCAAACAAAGCGTTTGCTCACTATCGCTGGTAA
- the rpsL gene encoding 30S ribosomal protein S12 has product MPTINQLVRKPRQTKEEKSKSPALNKGYNSFKKSQTNLSSPQKRGVCTRVGTMTPKKPNSALRKYARVRLTNGIEVTAYIPGIGHNLQEHSVVLIRGGRVKDLPGVRYHIVRGALDTAGVNERKQGRSKYGTKRPKEKK; this is encoded by the coding sequence ATGCCTACTATTAACCAACTAGTGCGCAAGCCGCGTCAAACTAAAGAGGAAAAATCAAAATCTCCAGCGCTTAACAAAGGTTATAACAGCTTTAAAAAATCTCAAACTAACCTTTCTTCACCACAAAAGCGTGGAGTATGTACTCGTGTTGGTACAATGACACCGAAAAAACCAAACTCAGCATTGCGTAAATATGCGCGTGTTCGTTTAACAAACGGAATCGAAGTTACAGCTTACATTCCTGGTATCGGACACAATTTGCAAGAACACAGTGTTGTACTAATTCGTGGCGGCCGTGTAAAGGACTTGCCAGGGGTACGTTATCACATTGTTCGTGGTGCTCTTGATACTGCAGGAGTTAACGAACGTAAACAAGGTCGTTCTAAATACGGAACAAAAAGACCAAAAGAGAAAAAATAA
- a CDS encoding 50S ribosomal protein L7ae-like protein: MSYEKVSTAKEIVVGTKQTVKAIQNGRVKAVVLAADADPRVTNPVLAAAEEHDVPIQRVDSMQRLGKACGIDVKATAVGIIKEK, translated from the coding sequence GTGTCTTATGAAAAAGTATCAACTGCAAAAGAAATAGTCGTAGGAACGAAACAAACAGTCAAGGCTATTCAAAATGGTCGTGTGAAAGCTGTTGTACTGGCAGCTGACGCAGATCCTAGGGTAACCAATCCTGTATTGGCCGCTGCGGAAGAACACGATGTCCCAATTCAACGAGTAGACTCCATGCAAAGATTAGGAAAAGCTTGTGGGATTGATGTGAAAGCTACTGCTGTTGGGATTATTAAAGAGAAATGA